A genomic region of Bactrocera dorsalis isolate Fly_Bdor chromosome 3, ASM2337382v1, whole genome shotgun sequence contains the following coding sequences:
- the LOC105230518 gene encoding uncharacterized protein LOC105230518, translating to MNFVDTLRDFQVLGSKDQVKCALGARVFLDLQCDRRVTNLEKCYNSDLNLVYLQGQRDDAFVAFIPVLSSQPLNLLDIENIQKCLTKCTCISLAICDTSSNILYYQISSGIIKK from the exons ATGAATTTTGTTGACACG CTGCGAGATTTCCAAGTACTAGGCAGCAAGGATCAAGTGAAATGTGCATTGGGCGCCCGAGTGTTTTTGGACTTGCAATGTG ATAGGCGGGTAACGAATTTGGAAAAATGCTACAATTCCGACTTGAATTTGGTTTATTTACAAGGGCAACGTGACGACGCTTTCGTAGCATTTATTCCTGTGCTGTCAAGTCAACCGTTAAATCTACtcgatattgaaaatattcagaAATGTCTGACAAAATG CACATGCATTTCACTTGCCATTTGCGATACATcatcaaatattttgtattaccAAATATCTTCGGGCATAATCAAAAAATAG
- the LOC105230519 gene encoding uncharacterized protein LOC105230519, with the protein MFKLVALFLFVNAVVGKVTEKPNVSDAVEDTEFHLIPTLQATSIIQEPTLAKVGDLIHSVPTAVSHQSSTIVHDRANVVSPIVAPAIKTHITPVINSYVSALARSYPSFYPYSYYYDFHPYTYKTIY; encoded by the exons ATGTTCAAACTG GTGGCACTCTTTTTATTCGTTAACGCCGTTGTAGGCAAAGTGACCGAAAAGCCTAATGTCTCGGATGCCGTAGAAGACACCGAATTTCACTTGATCCCAACACTGCAGGCCACTTCGATAATCCAGGAACCCACTTTGGCCAAAGTGGGCGATTTGATTCACAGTGTACCCACCGCTGTTTCCCATCAGAGTTCGACCATAGTTCACGATCGCGCCAATGTAGTCTCGCCGATTGTAGCACCAGCAATTAAGACTCATATCACTCCGGTTATCAACTCGTACGTTTCGGCACTGGCACGTTCTTATCCCAGCTTCTATCCGTATAGTTACTATTATGACTTCCATCCTTATACCTACAAGACTATCTACTAA